From the genome of Patescibacteria group bacterium:
TTGCTTATACTCGCATTCTCTTGGTCACCATTCTTATAAAATATTGCAATCGGCAATACGCCAATTAAGAAAAAATCTGTGATCTGTTTGACTCCTCCTTTTTTCTTTTTATATTCATTGTTGAAATCAACTCTTAAATATAAATTATTTCTAATTATTGTTTTTAAATTTTTCATAGTCGGTCTTTGTTCGGTCTAAAAAACTTTTTATAACCTGCTTTTTTAGCAAGCCCCATTGCACATGCTCCTTTATTTTTTGCATCCGTGCTTTCTGAGACATCAATTAATATATTAATAGTTGTCTGAAATCCAAGCTGGTTCACCACCTCAACCCATGCCTTGATATTTTTTATATCTTTAATTCTTTCCAAGTGATATTCCAGTTGTCCTCTTTTAATATCTGTTAATGGTTTTATATATTTTCTAACAACGTTAACGTTGGATTTAATAATATGATTATTAGTATAATGATTGTGTTCTTTTTCACGAACGGTAGAGGGGGTTATCCGTTCGTTTTGACGAACACTACCGTTCGCTTTATCGAACGGTGTGGATAAAGCGTTCGATTTAACGAACAGTTCATCAACTTTAGCTGTCAATTTTACATAAAATTTATTTCCCTCCCTTTGTGTTTTTAAATATCCCTCATTGCTTATTTTTTTAATTCTTTCTGATATTCTGCTTTTTGACTTAACTCTAAGCAACGGCATCTCCTCCATTAAATAGTTAAAATTTACCCACGTGTAGCCGTTCTTGCGCTGTTTTTCCACCCTTTCGCTAAGTGATGAGCATAAATAATACAAATAATCCAAAATCGCCCCATCTGCTATATCGAGCGAGGTATTAGCTAAAGCCATTTGGTTGATGTTTATATTGTATTTCATGTGACAAGCATGTGAGTACATTTATAGACTTATGAAACAAGAGGTGAATTCAGTCGAAACCGAATCCTCGGACTAAGCCGACCTCTTGCCTCACAAGGCTATAAAGCCCTGTGTGTTTTATTAAAAAAACAAAAATGTTTTATATGTTCTAGGCTTTCCAACATTAAGCTTTCTTTCAATTTCTGCAATCCGCTGACTATCTCTTTCATTCTCTCTTTTCACAATTTGCCTAAATTCACCAAGCAAATAATTCCTTGATTGAATTCTTGATTTTAATCTAATCTTCTCCGAAATTAAATGCGGAACGCTTGGTGTTTTACTTAACATCTTTTGCCCCCCTTCTAGTTTTACTTTTTACCGTTTTTTTTTGGATCACCTTCTCTTCTGCTTTATCAGGAAATTGATCGGCAAAATAATTAATAATAGCCTCTTTTAGTTTTTCAAGCCCGGGTGCAAGCTCAGCTAATCCTTTCCGCTTAATCTCCTCCCAACTATTTGTGTTAAACACCTTTTCGCATATTTCTATTCTTGATTTTTTATCAGCTGCACCACTGCTTGGCCAAGCCTTAACTAATTCATTGGTAATTTTTTCAAGTACTATTTCCTTACTCCTGATATAATCTCTTTTATCCTCTTCTGTCTTGAATAGTCCGCTGGAATCGGTTTCTTGAGCTTCTCTTTCATCAGGATCAGATAGCATCTCATCAATTGCCGGTTCAAAGTTTTTGAAGGTAGGATTTATAAATGTTTTGCCGTCAATAAGAGTTGATCTATCTTTTACGATCGTAGCCTGTCTATAGACTTTTTTATCTCTACCCATAATTTCTTCAAATCTTTCCATTAAAACTAATATATCAGGCTCATAAGCTGTCTCACCCTCAACTTTCATTTTTATACCAGATTTAAAGATTTCCCTTTTTCCAGTTTCCGCGTTTATCTCATTTTCATACTCGAACCCAGCTCGACCGCACATAATGATATTATATGGATCTCTTACTAATGGATCGGAAAATTCAGACTTCCACATTGGCTTTAATATTCCCCAATCCTGAAATTGAAGATAATTCCTCTTCATCTTTCTTTTAAAGGCCTCAACTGTATCCTCCCAAACATGAGAAATACTATCGATTATCAAAATGTCAGATACTTGCTCTTCTTTCAATAGTCTCATCGTTTCTTTCAGGTCTGCTAATGTCCTTGATTCTTTTACAAGTAGTTCTATGCCAGCTTCTTTAAAAATAGTTTTTAAAAATTTAGCTGACTTTTCTGTGTCGAACATTACAACTGGTTTCTTTGACTTAATTTTTTTGTGAAGACCAATTGCCACTACTGCTGATGTGTATGTTTTGCCTGTCCCAGCAAAACCTTCAAACGCCGCCTTAAAATACGGTTTAGTGTTGGCAACCTCCATAAAGAAGTTACCTAGATAACCAGTTTTCTGCTTTAAAGCAGTTCTGGTAATTGTTTTAGTTTGCATAATTTTTCTTGATCAACCCCCTAAAAGGGTGGATATTATTAATTTGTTAAAATCATTTTTAGCTTGACTAATAATGCCAAAATTGATAGGTTTGTACTGAAATCTCTTGAGAAGACTGCATTATTTTCCTAAGAGATATTCATCGCATCTAAGACATCCGCTCCCACAAAGGGCGGGTGTCTTATTTTATTTGACCTAACCTGTGTCTTGCGTTTTCAAGCATTTGCAAATCACGCCAAATATCATAAGGTTCAAGAGATCCTCCTAATGGATAGTCTTCGCAACATTCAACCACTTCGGCGACCTCTTGGGGTTTTTGATTCATATAATCACCCCCTTTCTAGTTATCCCGGACTCTGCCGAAATAAATTATTTTATTAAATTGTTAAACTACTTTTTGACTATCCTATAATTCTTCTGTAAATATATTAATTCCTCAACCTTTACTTCCAATGTACTTTTTTCCTGCTTCTGTTTGAATGGATTTAAATTCTGTCTTACCAAATCAATGACTGTGGCTAAGGTCCCAAAATAATCATCACTTTCAATATGGAATTGTAAATTTTTCTTATCCATAAAAAAAATCCATAAAAAATTAATTAATCACCTTTTTAATTAATTTCTTATGGATTTATGTTTTTATCCACAAAATATAGTATCTCTAATATTTTGTGCCAAAATGCTCTAAAACCAATCAAAAAGGCTACAAAATATTATTTTGTAGCCTTTTTTATGCTAATATTGCAATATATTGAACGATTTTACCCTTACATCATCTTTTTTCGAATAAAGGCTGGAATTCCTATTTCATCATCATCTTCGCCTCCTTCTGTATCTATTGTTTCTTTCTTGGCTGGCTCCTGTTGAGCTTCTTTTAGAGGAGAAAACTTAGATGGCTTGCTCTCCTCCTCTTTCTTTAGCTTTGCATCCTCATCTTGTTCATTGGACAAGAAAGCACTTGGAGTATATCCTCTATCAATAGAACCTAAATCTCCTTTACTCCCAACCCTTCCGTCAAAACCTGTAGCCACCACTGTTATTTTAATTTCATCTTTCATTTTCTCATCAATTACAGTACCAAAGATAATTTTGGCATCTTCGTCTGCTGAGGCAGTAATAATTTTTGAAGCTTCACTAACCTCAAC
Proteins encoded in this window:
- a CDS encoding AAA family ATPase, encoding MQTKTITRTALKQKTGYLGNFFMEVANTKPYFKAAFEGFAGTGKTYTSAVVAIGLHKKIKSKKPVVMFDTEKSAKFLKTIFKEAGIELLVKESRTLADLKETMRLLKEEQVSDILIIDSISHVWEDTVEAFKRKMKRNYLQFQDWGILKPMWKSEFSDPLVRDPYNIIMCGRAGFEYENEINAETGKREIFKSGIKMKVEGETAYEPDILVLMERFEEIMGRDKKVYRQATIVKDRSTLIDGKTFINPTFKNFEPAIDEMLSDPDEREAQETDSSGLFKTEEDKRDYIRSKEIVLEKITNELVKAWPSSGAADKKSRIEICEKVFNTNSWEEIKRKGLAELAPGLEKLKEAIINYFADQFPDKAEEKVIQKKTVKSKTRRGAKDVK